In a genomic window of Wyeomyia smithii strain HCP4-BCI-WySm-NY-G18 chromosome 1, ASM2978416v1, whole genome shotgun sequence:
- the LOC129716875 gene encoding uncharacterized protein K02A2.6-like yields MKNKDAESTNEALCEIFKMWGCPLIIQSDNGPPFQSETYINYWENKGVRIRKSVPLWPQSNGAIERQNQGIIKAVAASRLDGTNWRRALQQYVPNHNNLVPNSRFGVTPFELLTGWKFRGTFVSLWKPTRLDREDVREKDAEAKLITDATRGAKESIIQVGDTVLLEQPRKSEMEPTFSGERFKVLAREGAKLWF; encoded by the coding sequence atgaaaaataaagacgCGGAAAGCACCAACGAGGCATTATGCGAAATTTTCAAGATGTGGGGTTGTCCCCTGATTATCCAAAGTGATAACGGCCCCCCATTTCAAAGTGAAACATACATAAACTACTGGGAGAATAAAGGTGTTCGTATTCGCAAATCTGTACCGCTGTGGCCCCAATCTAACGGAGCGATAGAGCGTCAGAATCAGGGGATAATCAAGGCGGTAGCCGCATCTAGGTTGGATGGAACAAACTGGAGACGTGCGCTGCAACAGTACGTGCCCAACCATAATAACCTGGTTCCTAATTCTCGGTTTGGAGTAACGCCTTTTGAATTATTGACAGGTTGGAAATTCAGAGGCACTTTCGTCAGTTTATGGAAACCAACAAGATTGGACCGCGAAGACGTACGGGAAAAAGACGCGGAAGCTAAACTGATAACGGATGCCACCAGAGGAGCAAAAGAATCAATAATACAAGTGGGCGATACAGTCCTTTTGGAGCAACCACGAAAATCTGAAATGGAACCAACATTTTCCGGGGAGCGCTTCAAAGTGTTGGCTAGAGAGGGAGCAAAATTGTGGTTCTAA
- the LOC129716874 gene encoding uncharacterized protein K02A2.6-like has protein sequence MFGVSCAPELFQKVMETIIAELEGVIVYLDDVVVSGRTQTVHDNRLEALLDRLESYNVLLNRDKCQFNVQVWIFLGHNLSVNGVRPVESRVSAVAKFREPANAAELRSFLGLVTYVGRFIPHLAAKIDPLRQLLRKGVTFQWTVKQQAAFDSIKEAVFQIKNLGFFDPKDVTILVADASPSGLGAVLMQEDSLKVRRVIAYASKSLTDLERKYFHTEKEALALNDGYSGCSPIVLKLCMNLGLRTLLMPYQDCQHPHQQHLTTEMNVIPKALQNRILELSHEGHPGIVVMKRRLRQKVWWPGMDKEVEKIVKGCKECILVSAQDSPEPLKRTTKPWAHIAADFMGPLPSCHNLLVLIDYFSRFIEVIIMREITAKLTVQALHETF, from the exons ATGTTTGGGGTGAGTTGTGCCCCGGAATTGTTCCAGAAGGTTATGGAGACTATTATTGCGGAGCTAGAAGGAGTAATAGTCTACCTTGACGATGTTGTAGTTTCGGGGCGTACACAGACTGTGCATGATAATCGGTTGGAAGCACTGTTGGATAGATTGGAAAGCTATAACGTGTTGTTGAACAGGGATAAATGTCAGTTTAACGTtcaagtttggatttttttgggacacaatCTGTCGGTAAACGGAGTCAGGCCAGTTGAGAGTCGAGTTTCAGCTGTGGCGAAATTTAGAGAACCGGCAAACGCGGCAGAGTTACGTAGCTTTCTAGGGTTAGTTACGTATGTTGGACGATTTATACCACAtctggcggcaaaaatagatcCGCTAAGACAGTTGTTACGTAAAGGAGTGACATTCCAGTGGACGGTTAAACAACAAGCTGCATTTGACAGTATCAAGGAAGCGGTGTTCCAAATCAAGAATCTAGGTTTCTTCGATCCCAAAGATGTCACTATTCTCGTAGCCGACGCAAGTCCTTCAGGGTTGGGCGCAGTGTTGATGCAAGAAGATTCGCTTAAAGTTCGTAGGGTTATTGCTTATGCGAGCAAGTCTCTCACTGACCTTGAACGGAAATATTTTCACACCGAAAAAGAAGCGTTGGCTTTG AACGATGGGTACTCCGGTTGCAGTCCTATAGTTTTGAAATTGTGTATGAACCTGGGACTACGAACATTGCTGATGCCGTATCAAGATTGTCAACATCCGCACCAACAACATTTGACGACGGAGATGAATGTAATTCCGAAAGCACTGCAAAACAGGATTCTGGAACTTTCTCATGAGGGCCATCCTGGCATCGTCGTAATGAAGAGGCGGTTGAGGCAAAAGGTCTGGTGGCCCGGTATGGATAAAGAGgtggaaaaaattgtcaaagGTTGCAAAGAATGCATCTTGGTGTCAGCACAGGATTCTCCAGAACCTCTGAAACGTACAACCAAGCCTTGGGCCCATATCGCAGCAGATTTCATGGGTCCATTGCCGTCGTGCCACAACTTGTTGGTGTTGATAGACTATTTCAGTCGTTTCATTGAAGTGATAATCATGAGAGAAATAACTGCAAAATTAACCGTCCAGGCTCTGCACGAAACGTTCTGA
- the LOC129716873 gene encoding uncharacterized protein LOC129716873, whose protein sequence is MRTDNGPQFVSELLNKFCTEHGIKLVQTTPYWPQANGEVERANRALKKRLQISQESTDADWRWDLRTYLLLYNSTPHSTTGVAPSALMFGRVLRDKLPSISLTSEQYEDIQDRDRERKLTEAEYADKRRHAQPSSLNPGDLVVAKRMIKENKLAGNFSPEELVVVEKSGQDVTLESWNLEGFCIVTDTEVGESNKASKDVQQPEQRPETQRQRREPRKPKHLKDYHLSIVQDI, encoded by the exons ATGCGAACAGACAATGGACCACAATTTGTAAGCGAATTGCTGAATAAATTCTGCACAGAACATGGAATAAAACTGGTTCAAACTACTCCCTATTGGCCTCAAGCTAATGGGGAGGTGGAGAGGGCCAATAGGGCTCTTAAAAAACGGCTACAGATAAGTCAGGAGTCTACCGACGCAGACTGGAGATGGGACTTGAGAACCTATCTGTTGCTGTATAATTCTACCCCGCATTCCACAACAGGAGTGGCACCGTCGGCACTTATGTTCGGGCGAGTGCTTCGCGATAAATTACCATCAATTTCGTTAACATCAGAACAGTACGAGGATATTCAGGATAGAGATCGGGAGAGGAAACTAACTGAAGCTGAATATGCAGATAAACGACGTCACGCGCAACCCAGTTCCCTGAACCCTGGTGACTTGGTAGTTGCTAAGCGTATGATAAAGGAAAATAAGTTGGCAGGCAATTTCAGTCCAGAAGAACTCGTCGTCGTTGAGAAATCAGGGCAGGACGTTACACTGGAATCATGGAATCTGGAAGGATTCTGCATC GTGACGGATACTGAAGTCGGTGAATCCAacaaagcttcaaaggatgttCAGCAGCCGGAACAACGACCAGAGACTCAGCGTCAGCGACGAGAACCTCGGAAACCAAAACATCTGAAGGATTATCACCTAAGTATAGTTCAGGACATTTGA